A region from the Wolbachia endosymbiont of Folsomia candida genome encodes:
- the sdhC gene encoding succinate dehydrogenase, cytochrome b556 subunit, translating into MSDRPLSPHLQIYKIQVTTFFSIMHRLTGVLLFFLLMIFSWDFILHVYFPELFIVRYFNVLLSTPIAKLAYILCFVSFTYHFLNGIRHLLWDMGLNLEITGVSKSAILLTVTLLLSTIAFLFMFI; encoded by the coding sequence ATGAGCGATAGACCTCTTTCTCCACATTTACAGATATATAAAATACAAGTTACTACTTTTTTCTCTATTATGCATAGATTAACTGGTGTCTTGCTCTTTTTTTTGTTAATGATATTTTCTTGGGACTTTATATTACATGTTTACTTTCCTGAATTATTCATAGTAAGGTACTTCAATGTATTGTTATCTACTCCTATTGCCAAATTAGCTTATATTTTATGTTTTGTAAGTTTTACATACCATTTTCTTAATGGCATTCGCCATTTATTATGGGATATGGGCCTGAATTTAGAAATCACCGGCGTTTCAAAAAGCGCTATACTGCTAACAGTGACACTACTTCTTTCTACAATAGCCTTTTTATTTATGTTTATATGA
- a CDS encoding ankyrin repeat domain-containing protein: protein MLVAEFIKILKKANDLQDLSRENVIEKIKNEFTLAIKQEKDQTKCQAIQVAYKSWEDDDFDIDHSFENKFRCDHMIKCTLLHLTAMNGHTKLVDLLLDKGANVNAVENKHRCTPLHLAAMNGHTEVVEFLLGKKADVNKVDDKYRWTPLHWAARNGHIKIAELLLDKGANVNAADDKRGLTPLHLAALNGFYTITTPDEDKTTYTTLNGSTMYTEMVKLLLQNNANPLSKNYDNKVPREYATGIAYNGEVKKLLEEAEEKAKMPVNNGGANPLLESNKIKTPTDFVEGKEMTKPSQEAEKACEISVTIGFIVSVISTALIVVLLTVYVEMVAELHESVIALIAVGCGIAIGAAFGCAAYMLLKPSTEIKVEHNVEKSAEQAIAA, encoded by the coding sequence ATGCTGGTTGCAGAATTCATAAAAATACTAAAGAAAGCAAACGATCTACAAGACCTGAGTAGGGAAAATGTAATCGAAAAAATAAAAAATGAGTTCACACTAGCAATAAAGCAGGAAAAAGATCAAACTAAGTGTCAAGCTATACAAGTTGCATATAAAAGCTGGGAAGATGATGACTTTGATATTGATCATTCCTTTGAAAATAAATTTCGATGTGACCACATGATTAAGTGTACATTGTTACACCTTACTGCTATGAATGGCCATACAAAATTAGTAGATCTTTTACTAGACAAAGGAGCAAATGTTAATGCAGTAGAAAATAAGCATAGATGTACTCCTTTACATTTGGCTGCTATGAATGGCCATACAGAAGTAGTAGAATTTCTACTAGGCAAAAAAGCAGATGTTAATAAAGTAGATGATAAGTATAGATGGACTCCTTTACATTGGGCCGCTAGAAATGGTCATATAAAAATAGCAGAGCTTCTACTAGACAAAGGAGCAAATGTTAATGCAGCAGATGATAAGCGTGGATTGACTCCACTGCACTTGGCTGCTCTTAATGGCTTCTATACGATCACAACACCAGATGAGGATAAAACAACGTACACAACTCTGAATGGCAGTACGATGTATACAGAAATGGTAAAACTTTTACTTCAAAATAACGCAAATCCTTTATCAAAGAATTATGATAATAAGGTACCAAGAGAATATGCTACAGGTATTGCTTATAATGGAGAAGTGAAAAAGCTTTTAGAGGAAGCAGAGGAAAAAGCTAAAATGCCTGTTAACAATGGTGGAGCAAATCCTTTATTAGAAAGCAATAAAATTAAAACTCCTACAGACTTTGTTGAAGGTAAAGAGATGACAAAGCCTTCACAGGAAGCAGAAAAAGCATGTGAAATCTCTGTTACAATTGGTTTTATTGTTAGTGTTATATCTACAGCTCTAATCGTTGTATTACTAACAGTTTACGTAGAAATGGTTGCTGAGTTACACGAATCAGTGATTGCTCTTATAGCTGTAGGATGTGGTATTGCAATTGGTGCAGCTTTTGGTTGTGCTGCATATATGCTTTTAAAGCCTAGTACTGAAATAAAAGTAGAGCACAATGTAGAGAAGAGTGCTGAACAAGCAATTGCAGCTTGA
- the sdhD gene encoding succinate dehydrogenase, hydrophobic membrane anchor protein, which produces MSQSGNSVHHWWVQRVSAVVLLLLFPWFIYSFSCTFYNNSLLSFNEKLLQVINHPLELLFFVILLFFTFWHAVLGMQVVCEDYIHNVSLRVVTITFIKYLSSITYITLAFTIFFFYRHIFL; this is translated from the coding sequence ATGAGTCAATCTGGAAATTCAGTTCATCATTGGTGGGTTCAGCGTGTTTCTGCTGTGGTTTTACTGCTTTTATTTCCTTGGTTTATCTATTCGTTTTCCTGCACATTTTATAATAATAGTCTTTTATCTTTCAATGAAAAATTACTTCAGGTTATTAATCATCCTTTAGAGCTTTTATTTTTTGTTATATTACTATTTTTCACCTTTTGGCATGCAGTGCTTGGAATGCAGGTAGTTTGTGAAGATTATATACATAATGTTTCTTTAAGAGTTGTAACAATAACGTTTATAAAGTACTTATCCAGTATTACTTATATAACTCTTGCTTTTACAATTTTTTTCTTTTATAGGCATATTTTCTTGTAA
- the alaS gene encoding alanine--tRNA ligase translates to MKLSEIREKFTKFFVNNNHEQISSSPLIPEHDPTLMFTNAGMVQFKNIFTGVQKTEMKRAVSSQKCLRAGGKHNDLENVGYTTRHHTFFEMLGNFSFGDYFKETAIEFAWNFITQELSLDKNRLSITIYHTDDEAYGIWRKISGFSDDKIIRIATDDNFWSMGNTGPCGPCSEIFYDHANPNLQGDDRVVEIWNLVFMEFNKDEEGNLHKLPKKCIDTGMGLERIAAVMQNVHDNYDTDLFSALINKSQEYCGSTENKVAHKIIADHLRAAAFLIAEGVLPGNEGRNYILRRLIRRAARYIHLLGYNDPLLHNIFPALIDKTSLAYMGDVYPELIRAKSLIETTLKSEEENFKDTLMKGINLLDKSTADLSAGDTLAGEAAFKLYDTYGFPLDITLDILKEKKINFDQKGFDDAMEEQKERARAKWAGSGEKSVEQVWFDLIEKFGKTEFVGYEHNEVSGAKVLAIVSSDNKTINSANEGEKVTIILDKTPFYGESGGQVGDIGELFLVIQSQALSSQCLTTQIQSPVSRAGMTQDLSVITVENTNKINDLYLHRCVVKSGSICTGDIITASIDKERRQNLKRNHSATHLLHFALRKILGDHVTQKGSLVAEDKLRFDFNHNSQVTYDQLLLVEDMVNSLIRENHSTSTKVQSMNQAINEGAMALFGEKYADQVRVVNIGDSKELCGGTHVQFTGEIGLFKIVTESSVAFGVRRIEALTGQEAINYVRDNELNLKKVAEFVKAPVSDITNRLNILNQERKGLETKIKSLYKKLVSAEKIKSTEIGGINFLSHAFTDIPANIIREFILQQQELNTVIAFSATESLAQSSQTLSPFPQALSSQCSDTGIQIPSSRAGMTQDQRKTVLIVKVSKDLTNKINVKELVSTATGKNCGGSAELVQTSCDNGDVLIAIRDYLAKSTTKF, encoded by the coding sequence ATGAAATTAAGTGAAATCAGAGAAAAGTTTACAAAGTTTTTTGTAAATAACAACCATGAGCAAATTTCTTCTTCTCCTTTAATTCCAGAGCATGACCCAACACTTATGTTCACAAATGCCGGTATGGTGCAATTTAAAAATATCTTCACTGGCGTTCAAAAAACTGAAATGAAACGCGCTGTTTCAAGTCAAAAGTGCCTAAGAGCAGGTGGTAAACATAACGACCTTGAAAACGTTGGCTATACAACTCGGCATCACACATTTTTTGAAATGCTCGGTAACTTTAGCTTTGGTGATTATTTCAAAGAAACTGCAATAGAGTTCGCATGGAACTTTATAACTCAAGAATTGTCGCTTGATAAGAATAGGCTATCAATAACCATTTATCACACTGACGATGAGGCATATGGGATTTGGCGTAAGATAAGCGGTTTTTCAGACGATAAAATTATAAGAATTGCAACAGATGACAATTTTTGGAGTATGGGCAACACCGGTCCATGCGGACCATGCTCTGAAATTTTTTATGACCATGCAAATCCTAATTTACAGGGCGACGATAGAGTTGTTGAAATCTGGAATTTGGTTTTCATGGAGTTCAATAAAGATGAAGAAGGTAATTTGCACAAATTACCCAAAAAATGCATAGATACAGGAATGGGCCTTGAGAGAATAGCTGCAGTGATGCAAAATGTTCATGACAACTATGATACTGATCTCTTTTCTGCCCTGATAAATAAGTCGCAAGAATATTGTGGAAGCACAGAAAATAAAGTAGCGCATAAAATTATAGCAGATCATTTGCGTGCGGCTGCATTTCTTATTGCAGAAGGGGTTTTACCTGGAAATGAAGGGAGAAATTACATCTTGCGCAGGCTAATTAGAAGAGCTGCGCGTTATATCCACTTGCTTGGATATAATGATCCTTTATTGCATAATATTTTTCCAGCATTGATCGATAAAACAAGTTTAGCTTATATGGGTGATGTTTATCCAGAGCTAATCAGAGCTAAAAGTTTAATAGAAACAACGTTAAAATCAGAGGAGGAAAACTTTAAAGACACTCTGATGAAAGGAATTAACCTTCTGGATAAATCCACTGCAGATTTAAGCGCTGGTGATACTTTAGCTGGAGAAGCGGCATTTAAACTATACGACACTTATGGATTTCCTTTGGATATTACATTGGATATCTTAAAAGAGAAAAAAATAAATTTTGATCAGAAAGGTTTTGATGATGCAATGGAAGAGCAAAAAGAAAGAGCTCGCGCTAAATGGGCTGGGTCTGGTGAAAAATCAGTAGAGCAAGTATGGTTTGATTTAATAGAGAAATTCGGCAAGACAGAATTTGTAGGTTATGAGCATAATGAAGTAAGTGGTGCAAAAGTATTAGCTATTGTCTCTTCCGATAATAAAACAATTAACTCTGCAAATGAAGGAGAAAAGGTAACTATTATACTTGATAAAACGCCATTTTATGGTGAGTCAGGCGGACAGGTTGGAGATATTGGAGAGCTTTTCCTTGTCATCCAATCACAAGCTTTGTCATCCCAGTGCTTGACTACTCAGATCCAGAGTCCAGTATCACGCGCTGGAATGACACAAGACTTGAGTGTGATCACAGTGGAAAATACTAACAAAATTAATGACCTGTATTTGCACAGATGCGTAGTCAAATCCGGTTCAATCTGTACTGGTGATATAATTACAGCAAGCATCGATAAGGAAAGAAGGCAAAACCTAAAAAGAAATCATTCAGCTACGCACCTTTTGCACTTTGCACTTAGAAAAATTTTAGGTGATCACGTCACACAAAAAGGATCTTTGGTTGCAGAAGATAAACTCAGATTTGATTTCAATCATAATTCTCAAGTGACTTATGATCAGCTACTTTTAGTGGAAGATATGGTAAACTCTTTAATAAGAGAAAATCACTCTACGTCTACAAAAGTCCAAAGTATGAACCAAGCAATAAACGAAGGAGCTATGGCGCTTTTTGGTGAAAAATATGCTGATCAGGTTAGGGTTGTAAACATTGGAGATTCGAAGGAATTGTGTGGTGGTACGCATGTGCAGTTTACTGGAGAGATAGGTCTTTTCAAAATAGTCACAGAGAGTTCCGTTGCGTTTGGAGTGAGAAGAATTGAGGCTTTAACAGGACAAGAAGCAATTAATTATGTGCGTGATAACGAACTTAATCTAAAAAAAGTTGCAGAATTCGTAAAAGCACCAGTAAGCGATATAACAAATCGCTTGAATATTTTAAATCAAGAGCGTAAGGGACTGGAAACTAAAATAAAAAGCTTATATAAAAAACTTGTAAGTGCAGAAAAGATAAAAAGCACTGAAATCGGTGGAATAAATTTTTTAAGCCATGCTTTTACTGATATTCCAGCAAATATAATAAGGGAGTTTATTTTGCAGCAACAAGAACTAAATACGGTCATAGCTTTTTCTGCAACAGAATCTCTTGCACAATCCTCTCAAACTCTGTCACCTTTTCCTCAAGCTTTGTCATCCCAGTGCTCCGACACTGGGATCCAGATTCCATCGTCACGCGCTGGAATGACACAGGACCAGAGAAAAACAGTGTTGATTGTCAAAGTCAGCAAAGATTTAACTAATAAAATTAATGTCAAAGAACTAGTCTCCACTGCAACTGGAAAAAACTGCGGAGGAAGCGCTGAACTTGTACAAACAAGCTGTGATAATGGCGATGTTCTCATAGCTATTCGCGATTATTTAGCAAAAAGCACTACAAAATTTTAA